In one Grus americana isolate bGruAme1 chromosome 1, bGruAme1.mat, whole genome shotgun sequence genomic region, the following are encoded:
- the SEPTIN3 gene encoding neuronal-specific septin-3 isoform X2, producing the protein MFKGPVESKNEAAMSELVPEPRQKPVVPMKPMGINANLLGYIGIDTIIEQMRKKTMKTGFDFNIMVVGQSGLGKSTLVNTLFKSQVSRKSSGWNREEKIPKTVEIKAIGHVIEEGGVKMKLTVIDTPGFGDQINNENCWEPIEKYINEQYEKFLKEEVNIARKKRIPDTRVHCCLYFISPTGHSLRPLDLEFMKHLSKVVNIIPVIAKADTMTLEEKTEFKQRVRKELEVNGIEFYPQKEFDEDLEDKTENDKIRESMPFAVVGSDKEYQVNGKRVLGRKTPWGIIEVENLTHCEFALLRDFVIRTHLQDLKEVTHNIHYETYRAKRLNDNGGLPPMTVETEENHESNL; encoded by the exons GCCCAGTGGAGAGCAAAAACGAAGCAGCCATGTCTGAGCTGGTCCCAGAGCCACGACAAAAACCAGTCGTACCAATGAAACCCATGGGCATTAACGCCAACTTGCTGGGCTACATTGGTATCGACACCATCATTGAGCAAATGCGCAAGAAAACCATGAAGACGGGTTTCGACTTCAACATCATGGTTGTAG GTCAGAGTGGACTGGGAAAGTCAACATTGGTGAACACCCTCTTCAAATCCCAGGTGAGCCGCAAATCTTCAGGCTGGAACCGGGAGGAGAAGATCCCCAAGACAGTGGAGATCAAAGCCATTGGGCATG TCATTGAAGAAGGTGGTGTCAAAATGAAGCTGACAGTGATCGACACGCCGGGATTCGGGGACCAGATCAACAATGAGAACTG CTGGGAGCCTATTGAGAAATATATCAACGAGCAATATGAAAAATTTTTGAAAGAGGAGGTGAATATTGCAAGGAAGAAGCGAATTCCAGACACGCGAGTGCACTGCTGCCTCTACTTCATCTCCCCCACAGGCCACTC CTTGCGGCCTTTGGACCTGGAGTTTATGAAACATCTCAGCAAGGTAGTGAACATCATCCCGGTTATTGCCAAGGCTGACACCATGACCTTGGAGGAGAAGACCGAATTCAAACAAAGA GTGCGCAAAGAGCTAGAAGTAAACGGGATCGAGTTTTACCCCCAAAAAGAATTTGACGAGGACTTGGAGGATAAAACAGAGAATGACAAAATCAGG GAAAGCATGCCCTTCGCAGTAGTGGGCAGCGACAAGGAGTACCAAGTGAATGGCAAAAGAGTCCTGGGCAGGAAAACACCTTGGGGAATCATTGAAG tggaAAACCTCACTCACTGTGAATTTGCCCTACTTCGAGACTTTGTCATCAG GACCCACCTTCAGGACCTAAAAGAAGTGACCCACAACATCCACTATGAGACCTACAGGGCCAAGCGGCTGAATGACAATGGAGGGCTGCCCCCCATGACTGTCGAGACAGAGGAAAACCACGAAAGTAACCTGTGA
- the SEPTIN3 gene encoding neuronal-specific septin-3 isoform X1, whose translation MFKGPVESKNEAAMSELVPEPRQKPVVPMKPMGINANLLGYIGIDTIIEQMRKKTMKTGFDFNIMVVGQSGLGKSTLVNTLFKSQVSRKSSGWNREEKIPKTVEIKAIGHVIEEGGVKMKLTVIDTPGFGDQINNENCWEPIEKYINEQYEKFLKEEVNIARKKRIPDTRVHCCLYFISPTGHSLRPLDLEFMKHLSKVVNIIPVIAKADTMTLEEKTEFKQRVRKELEVNGIEFYPQKEFDEDLEDKTENDKIRQESMPFAVVGSDKEYQVNGKRVLGRKTPWGIIEVENLTHCEFALLRDFVIRTHLQDLKEVTHNIHYETYRAKRLNDNGGLPPMTVETEENHESNL comes from the exons GCCCAGTGGAGAGCAAAAACGAAGCAGCCATGTCTGAGCTGGTCCCAGAGCCACGACAAAAACCAGTCGTACCAATGAAACCCATGGGCATTAACGCCAACTTGCTGGGCTACATTGGTATCGACACCATCATTGAGCAAATGCGCAAGAAAACCATGAAGACGGGTTTCGACTTCAACATCATGGTTGTAG GTCAGAGTGGACTGGGAAAGTCAACATTGGTGAACACCCTCTTCAAATCCCAGGTGAGCCGCAAATCTTCAGGCTGGAACCGGGAGGAGAAGATCCCCAAGACAGTGGAGATCAAAGCCATTGGGCATG TCATTGAAGAAGGTGGTGTCAAAATGAAGCTGACAGTGATCGACACGCCGGGATTCGGGGACCAGATCAACAATGAGAACTG CTGGGAGCCTATTGAGAAATATATCAACGAGCAATATGAAAAATTTTTGAAAGAGGAGGTGAATATTGCAAGGAAGAAGCGAATTCCAGACACGCGAGTGCACTGCTGCCTCTACTTCATCTCCCCCACAGGCCACTC CTTGCGGCCTTTGGACCTGGAGTTTATGAAACATCTCAGCAAGGTAGTGAACATCATCCCGGTTATTGCCAAGGCTGACACCATGACCTTGGAGGAGAAGACCGAATTCAAACAAAGA GTGCGCAAAGAGCTAGAAGTAAACGGGATCGAGTTTTACCCCCAAAAAGAATTTGACGAGGACTTGGAGGATAAAACAGAGAATGACAAAATCAGG CAGGAAAGCATGCCCTTCGCAGTAGTGGGCAGCGACAAGGAGTACCAAGTGAATGGCAAAAGAGTCCTGGGCAGGAAAACACCTTGGGGAATCATTGAAG tggaAAACCTCACTCACTGTGAATTTGCCCTACTTCGAGACTTTGTCATCAG GACCCACCTTCAGGACCTAAAAGAAGTGACCCACAACATCCACTATGAGACCTACAGGGCCAAGCGGCTGAATGACAATGGAGGGCTGCCCCCCATGACTGTCGAGACAGAGGAAAACCACGAAAGTAACCTGTGA
- the SEPTIN3 gene encoding neuronal-specific septin-3 isoform X4 produces MSELVPEPRQKPVVPMKPMGINANLLGYIGIDTIIEQMRKKTMKTGFDFNIMVVGQSGLGKSTLVNTLFKSQVSRKSSGWNREEKIPKTVEIKAIGHVIEEGGVKMKLTVIDTPGFGDQINNENCWEPIEKYINEQYEKFLKEEVNIARKKRIPDTRVHCCLYFISPTGHSLRPLDLEFMKHLSKVVNIIPVIAKADTMTLEEKTEFKQRVRKELEVNGIEFYPQKEFDEDLEDKTENDKIRESMPFAVVGSDKEYQVNGKRVLGRKTPWGIIEVENLTHCEFALLRDFVIRTHLQDLKEVTHNIHYETYRAKRLNDNGGLPPMTVETEENHESNL; encoded by the exons ATGTCTGAGCTGGTCCCAGAGCCACGACAAAAACCAGTCGTACCAATGAAACCCATGGGCATTAACGCCAACTTGCTGGGCTACATTGGTATCGACACCATCATTGAGCAAATGCGCAAGAAAACCATGAAGACGGGTTTCGACTTCAACATCATGGTTGTAG GTCAGAGTGGACTGGGAAAGTCAACATTGGTGAACACCCTCTTCAAATCCCAGGTGAGCCGCAAATCTTCAGGCTGGAACCGGGAGGAGAAGATCCCCAAGACAGTGGAGATCAAAGCCATTGGGCATG TCATTGAAGAAGGTGGTGTCAAAATGAAGCTGACAGTGATCGACACGCCGGGATTCGGGGACCAGATCAACAATGAGAACTG CTGGGAGCCTATTGAGAAATATATCAACGAGCAATATGAAAAATTTTTGAAAGAGGAGGTGAATATTGCAAGGAAGAAGCGAATTCCAGACACGCGAGTGCACTGCTGCCTCTACTTCATCTCCCCCACAGGCCACTC CTTGCGGCCTTTGGACCTGGAGTTTATGAAACATCTCAGCAAGGTAGTGAACATCATCCCGGTTATTGCCAAGGCTGACACCATGACCTTGGAGGAGAAGACCGAATTCAAACAAAGA GTGCGCAAAGAGCTAGAAGTAAACGGGATCGAGTTTTACCCCCAAAAAGAATTTGACGAGGACTTGGAGGATAAAACAGAGAATGACAAAATCAGG GAAAGCATGCCCTTCGCAGTAGTGGGCAGCGACAAGGAGTACCAAGTGAATGGCAAAAGAGTCCTGGGCAGGAAAACACCTTGGGGAATCATTGAAG tggaAAACCTCACTCACTGTGAATTTGCCCTACTTCGAGACTTTGTCATCAG GACCCACCTTCAGGACCTAAAAGAAGTGACCCACAACATCCACTATGAGACCTACAGGGCCAAGCGGCTGAATGACAATGGAGGGCTGCCCCCCATGACTGTCGAGACAGAGGAAAACCACGAAAGTAACCTGTGA
- the SEPTIN3 gene encoding neuronal-specific septin-3 isoform X3 has product MSELVPEPRQKPVVPMKPMGINANLLGYIGIDTIIEQMRKKTMKTGFDFNIMVVGQSGLGKSTLVNTLFKSQVSRKSSGWNREEKIPKTVEIKAIGHVIEEGGVKMKLTVIDTPGFGDQINNENCWEPIEKYINEQYEKFLKEEVNIARKKRIPDTRVHCCLYFISPTGHSLRPLDLEFMKHLSKVVNIIPVIAKADTMTLEEKTEFKQRVRKELEVNGIEFYPQKEFDEDLEDKTENDKIRQESMPFAVVGSDKEYQVNGKRVLGRKTPWGIIEVENLTHCEFALLRDFVIRTHLQDLKEVTHNIHYETYRAKRLNDNGGLPPMTVETEENHESNL; this is encoded by the exons ATGTCTGAGCTGGTCCCAGAGCCACGACAAAAACCAGTCGTACCAATGAAACCCATGGGCATTAACGCCAACTTGCTGGGCTACATTGGTATCGACACCATCATTGAGCAAATGCGCAAGAAAACCATGAAGACGGGTTTCGACTTCAACATCATGGTTGTAG GTCAGAGTGGACTGGGAAAGTCAACATTGGTGAACACCCTCTTCAAATCCCAGGTGAGCCGCAAATCTTCAGGCTGGAACCGGGAGGAGAAGATCCCCAAGACAGTGGAGATCAAAGCCATTGGGCATG TCATTGAAGAAGGTGGTGTCAAAATGAAGCTGACAGTGATCGACACGCCGGGATTCGGGGACCAGATCAACAATGAGAACTG CTGGGAGCCTATTGAGAAATATATCAACGAGCAATATGAAAAATTTTTGAAAGAGGAGGTGAATATTGCAAGGAAGAAGCGAATTCCAGACACGCGAGTGCACTGCTGCCTCTACTTCATCTCCCCCACAGGCCACTC CTTGCGGCCTTTGGACCTGGAGTTTATGAAACATCTCAGCAAGGTAGTGAACATCATCCCGGTTATTGCCAAGGCTGACACCATGACCTTGGAGGAGAAGACCGAATTCAAACAAAGA GTGCGCAAAGAGCTAGAAGTAAACGGGATCGAGTTTTACCCCCAAAAAGAATTTGACGAGGACTTGGAGGATAAAACAGAGAATGACAAAATCAGG CAGGAAAGCATGCCCTTCGCAGTAGTGGGCAGCGACAAGGAGTACCAAGTGAATGGCAAAAGAGTCCTGGGCAGGAAAACACCTTGGGGAATCATTGAAG tggaAAACCTCACTCACTGTGAATTTGCCCTACTTCGAGACTTTGTCATCAG GACCCACCTTCAGGACCTAAAAGAAGTGACCCACAACATCCACTATGAGACCTACAGGGCCAAGCGGCTGAATGACAATGGAGGGCTGCCCCCCATGACTGTCGAGACAGAGGAAAACCACGAAAGTAACCTGTGA